The Bombus pascuorum chromosome 11, iyBomPasc1.1, whole genome shotgun sequence genome has a window encoding:
- the LOC132911647 gene encoding 4-hydroxybutyrate coenzyme A transferase-like isoform X1 — protein MFGLNFRRNLESTFSKILPTKPFNMCGVRHIREPLQPLKRCPRWVCVEDAVKIINSEHLVFIQGGAATPNELIRAMTEHGVCNNLRGVRLIHMGLEGDAPFGSPEFEKHFRSVSFYISANLREAVNEGRADYIPIFLHEVPKLFYEKRIIPDVALIQVSVPDARGFCSLGVSVDCTRAAISSAKVIIAQVNEHMPRSFGDTAIHSSHIDWAVKYDCPLPCVASTPPNEIEQEIGKIIAQRLIDDGATLQLGIGNIPDAILCSLGNHKDLGVHTEILGDTMVDLAERGNISNKMKIKHRGRTVSSLAIGTKRVYDFLHNNPFVGVYTRNFFKLLIYTNFLILQITKYLCIYVEMLAINYVNDPRVILQQPKMTAINSCIEMDITGQICSDSLGCKMYSGFGGQLDFTRGAALGQDGRGKAIIAFPSVTSKGESKIQPVIKLGGGIVVTRAHAHYIVTEHGIANLFGKTLRQRANALIQIAHPDHRECLEKAAFERLKSNPTKYL, from the exons atgtTTGGACTTAATTTTCGTCGAAATTTGGAGTCAACATTTAGCAAAATTTTACCAACAAAACCCTTTAATATGTGCGGTGTGAGGCATATACGAGAACCCTTACAACCTTTAAAACGATGTCCACGATGGGTTTGCGTAGAAGATGCAGTGAAAATTATCAATTCAG AGCATCTTGTTTTTATACAAGGAGGTGCAGCAACGCCTAATGAATTAATACGTGCTATGACTGAACATGgtgtttgtaataatttacgtGGAGTACGATTAATTCATATGGGTCTCGAGGGTGATGCACCATTTGGAAGTCCTGAATTTGAGA AACATTTTAGATCTGTAAGCTTTTACATCAGTGCTAATCTTAGAGAGGCTGTTAATGAAGGCAGAGCAGATTATATTCCAATATTTCTTCACGAAGTACCAAAACTTTTTTACGAGAAGAGAATTATTCCAGATGTTGCATTAATTCAAGTCAGTGTCCCAGATGCTCGTGGTTTTTGTTCTTTAGGTGTAAGCGTGGATTGTACGCGTGCTGCGATTAGTTCAGCCAAAGTTATTATTG CTCAAGTTAACGAACATATGCCAAGATCATTTGGGGATACTGCTATTCATTCTAGTCATATTGATTGGGCTGTCAAATATGACTGTCCTTTACCATGTGTAGCTAGTACTCCACCAAATGAGATTGAGCAAGAAATTGGCAAGATAATTGCACAAAGGCTAATAGATGATGGAGCAACCTTACAACTTGGGATTGGTAACATACCCGATGCTATTCTCTGTTCTCTTGGTAATCATAAAGACTTGGGAGTCCATACAGAAATACTTGGTGATACAATGGTAGATTTAGCAGAACGAgggaatatttcaaacaaaatgaaaataaagcaTAGAGGACGTACGGTCAGTTCTCTGGCAATTGGTACAAAAAGAGTATATGACTTCTTACATAACAATCCATTTGTAGGTGTGTACActcgtaatttttttaaattattaatatatacaaatttcttaattctGCAAATAACAAagtatttatgcatttatgtaGAAATGCTTGCAATTAATTACGTAAACGATCCTCGAGTAATATTACAGCAACCTAAAATGACAGCTATTAATTCTTGTATAGAAATGGATATTACTGGTCAAATATGTTCAGATAGTTTAGGTTGTAAAATGTACTCTGGATTTGGTGGCCAACTTGATTTTACTCGAGGTGCAGCATTGGGCCAGGATGGTCGAGGAAAAGCCATAATTGCGTTTCCTTCAGTAACAAGTAAAGGAGAAAGTAAAATTCAGCCAGTAATCAAACTTG GAGGTGGTATCGTGGTAACGAGAGCACATGCACACTACATAGTTACTGAGCATGGTATAGCAAATCTTTTTGGTAAAACGTTACGTCAAAGAGCAAATGCATTGATTCAAATTGCTCATCCTGATCATAGAGAATGTCTCGAAAAAGCTGCATTTGAAAGACTTAAATCTAAtccaacgaaatatttataa
- the LOC132911647 gene encoding 4-hydroxybutyrate coenzyme A transferase-like isoform X2, giving the protein MFGLNFRRNLESTFSKILPTKPFNMCGVRHIREPLQPLKRCPRWVCVEDAVKIINSEHLVFIQGGAATPNELIRAMTEHGVCNNLRGVRLIHMGLEGDAPFGSPEFEKHFRSVSFYISANLREAVNEGRADYIPIFLHEVPKLFYEKRIIPDVALIQVSVPDARGFCSLGVSVDCTRAAISSAKVIIAQVNEHMPRSFGDTAIHSSHIDWAVKYDCPLPCVASTPPNEIEQEIGKIIAQRLIDDGATLQLGIGNIPDAILCSLGNHKDLGVHTEILGDTMVDLAERGNISNKMKIKHRGRTVSSLAIGTKRVYDFLHNNPFVEMLAINYVNDPRVILQQPKMTAINSCIEMDITGQICSDSLGCKMYSGFGGQLDFTRGAALGQDGRGKAIIAFPSVTSKGESKIQPVIKLGGGIVVTRAHAHYIVTEHGIANLFGKTLRQRANALIQIAHPDHRECLEKAAFERLKSNPTKYL; this is encoded by the exons atgtTTGGACTTAATTTTCGTCGAAATTTGGAGTCAACATTTAGCAAAATTTTACCAACAAAACCCTTTAATATGTGCGGTGTGAGGCATATACGAGAACCCTTACAACCTTTAAAACGATGTCCACGATGGGTTTGCGTAGAAGATGCAGTGAAAATTATCAATTCAG AGCATCTTGTTTTTATACAAGGAGGTGCAGCAACGCCTAATGAATTAATACGTGCTATGACTGAACATGgtgtttgtaataatttacgtGGAGTACGATTAATTCATATGGGTCTCGAGGGTGATGCACCATTTGGAAGTCCTGAATTTGAGA AACATTTTAGATCTGTAAGCTTTTACATCAGTGCTAATCTTAGAGAGGCTGTTAATGAAGGCAGAGCAGATTATATTCCAATATTTCTTCACGAAGTACCAAAACTTTTTTACGAGAAGAGAATTATTCCAGATGTTGCATTAATTCAAGTCAGTGTCCCAGATGCTCGTGGTTTTTGTTCTTTAGGTGTAAGCGTGGATTGTACGCGTGCTGCGATTAGTTCAGCCAAAGTTATTATTG CTCAAGTTAACGAACATATGCCAAGATCATTTGGGGATACTGCTATTCATTCTAGTCATATTGATTGGGCTGTCAAATATGACTGTCCTTTACCATGTGTAGCTAGTACTCCACCAAATGAGATTGAGCAAGAAATTGGCAAGATAATTGCACAAAGGCTAATAGATGATGGAGCAACCTTACAACTTGGGATTGGTAACATACCCGATGCTATTCTCTGTTCTCTTGGTAATCATAAAGACTTGGGAGTCCATACAGAAATACTTGGTGATACAATGGTAGATTTAGCAGAACGAgggaatatttcaaacaaaatgaaaataaagcaTAGAGGACGTACGGTCAGTTCTCTGGCAATTGGTACAAAAAGAGTATATGACTTCTTACATAACAATCCATTTGTAG AAATGCTTGCAATTAATTACGTAAACGATCCTCGAGTAATATTACAGCAACCTAAAATGACAGCTATTAATTCTTGTATAGAAATGGATATTACTGGTCAAATATGTTCAGATAGTTTAGGTTGTAAAATGTACTCTGGATTTGGTGGCCAACTTGATTTTACTCGAGGTGCAGCATTGGGCCAGGATGGTCGAGGAAAAGCCATAATTGCGTTTCCTTCAGTAACAAGTAAAGGAGAAAGTAAAATTCAGCCAGTAATCAAACTTG GAGGTGGTATCGTGGTAACGAGAGCACATGCACACTACATAGTTACTGAGCATGGTATAGCAAATCTTTTTGGTAAAACGTTACGTCAAAGAGCAAATGCATTGATTCAAATTGCTCATCCTGATCATAGAGAATGTCTCGAAAAAGCTGCATTTGAAAGACTTAAATCTAAtccaacgaaatatttataa
- the LOC132911650 gene encoding TGF-beta-activated kinase 1 and MAP3K7-binding protein 1-like isoform X1 encodes MNRYAVDMLETAERPNLIPFQDTQYSWTDDLPVCKQSGVGFSTNIIYREDGYRQEEHPFEDRSFHCRYDDSTFLYGVFDGHEGTKVANFAMQRMAAEILLGQLNGKSTDEEVKEVLRQAFIAVERGYLDSIGDLLAERTSLQFDIPDGLNSYETYQKFPHLVDKLNALNCELSAGTSAVVALIYRGKLYVANVGDSRALLCKTDANQVLRVVQLSVDHDLRNEDELLRLSHLELDIDSIRQGSRIGNQETTRCLGNYLVKGGYREFEELASATAEPVIAEPEIHGGIELDDSCKFLLLMSRGLYKSLEEVTGVDQVNIKLINFAVQEFQAQSTLTGVAQAVVDKVVRIHHDINMSNLQSTVTTGKRDDITLLVRNFNFPLPHALKSPTNQSVRFNPIVESAQITTMLENEYSSTSVTEENSDFSTTETSSTSDIYPSGAKSTNKNSRIKPYVNFSEYYENVEKRRREGTLPEGINF; translated from the exons ATGAATCGATATGCAGTCGATATGTTAGAAAC GGCAGAACGCCCTAATTTGATACCTTTTCAGGATACTCAGTATAGTTGGACGGATGATTTGCCAGTATGTAAACAATCTG gtGTAGGATTTTctacgaatataatttatcgtgAGGATGGGTATAGACAGGAGGAACATCCATTTGAAGATCGTAGCTTTCATTGTCGCTATGACGATTCAACGTTCCTTTATGGAGTATTTGATGGGCATGAAGGCACAAAAGTCGCAAATTTTGCTATGCAGCGAATGGCTGCAGAGATTTTACTTGGACAATTAAATGGTAAATCAACAGATGAAGAAGTTAAAGAAGTTCTTAG acAGGCGTTTATAGCTGTGGAAAGAGGATATTTAGATTCTATTGGAGACCTTTTGGCTGAACGGACCAGTTTGCAATTTGATATACCTGATGGATTAAACTCCTATGAAACTTATCAAAAGTTCCCGCATTTG GTTGATAAGTTAAATGCTTTAAACTGTGAGCTATCAGCAGGAACTAGTGCAGTTGTAGCTCTTATATATCGTGGAAAATTATATGTTGCTAATGTTGGCGACAGTAGAGCTTTATTATGCAAAACAGATGCTAATCAAGTGTTGAGAGTTGTACAACTAAGTGTAGATCATGACTTAAGGAATGAAGATGAATTGTTAAGATTGTCTCATTTAGAATTGGATATTGATTCTATAAGGCaag GATCTCGTATTGGAAATCAGGAAACTACACGTTGTCTTGGGAACTATCTTGTCAAAGGGGGATACAGAGAATTTGAAGAATTAGCATCTGCCACAGCAGAACCTGTCATTGCAGAACCAGAAATTCATGGTGGCATAGAACTTGATGACTcctgtaaatttttattgcttaTGTCTCGTGGTCTATATAAATCATTAGAGGAAGTAACTGGAGTTGATCaagttaatataaaattaattaattttgcagTTCAAGAG tttcAGGCACAGTCCACTTTAACAGGAGTTGCTCAAGCTGTTGTAGATAAAGTTGTAAGAATTCATCATGACATTAATATGAGTAATTTACAAAGTACAGTAACAACAGGTAAACGAGATGATATAACTCTTCTcgtacgaaattttaatttcccgCTTCCTCATGCATTGAAAAGTCCAACTAATCAATCAGTCAGATTTAACCCAATTGTAGAATCTGCTCAGATTACAACAATGCTAGAGAACGAGTATTCAAGTACAAGCGTTACGGAAGAAAATTCCGATTTTTCAACAACTGAAACTTCATCAACATCAGATATATATCCTTCTGGTGCGAAATCGACAAACAAAAACTCTAGAATTAAGCCTTATGTTAATTTTTCTGAATACtatgaaaatgttgaaaagaGACGGCGAGAAGGAACATTACCAGAAGGTatcaatttttga
- the LOC132911650 gene encoding TGF-beta-activated kinase 1 and MAP3K7-binding protein 1-like isoform X2, with the protein MQRMAAEILLGQLNGKSTDEEVKEVLRQAFIAVERGYLDSIGDLLAERTSLQFDIPDGLNSYETYQKFPHLVDKLNALNCELSAGTSAVVALIYRGKLYVANVGDSRALLCKTDANQVLRVVQLSVDHDLRNEDELLRLSHLELDIDSIRQGSRIGNQETTRCLGNYLVKGGYREFEELASATAEPVIAEPEIHGGIELDDSCKFLLLMSRGLYKSLEEVTGVDQVNIKLINFAVQEFQAQSTLTGVAQAVVDKVVRIHHDINMSNLQSTVTTGKRDDITLLVRNFNFPLPHALKSPTNQSVRFNPIVESAQITTMLENEYSSTSVTEENSDFSTTETSSTSDIYPSGAKSTNKNSRIKPYVNFSEYYENVEKRRREGTLPEGINF; encoded by the exons ATGCAGCGAATGGCTGCAGAGATTTTACTTGGACAATTAAATGGTAAATCAACAGATGAAGAAGTTAAAGAAGTTCTTAG acAGGCGTTTATAGCTGTGGAAAGAGGATATTTAGATTCTATTGGAGACCTTTTGGCTGAACGGACCAGTTTGCAATTTGATATACCTGATGGATTAAACTCCTATGAAACTTATCAAAAGTTCCCGCATTTG GTTGATAAGTTAAATGCTTTAAACTGTGAGCTATCAGCAGGAACTAGTGCAGTTGTAGCTCTTATATATCGTGGAAAATTATATGTTGCTAATGTTGGCGACAGTAGAGCTTTATTATGCAAAACAGATGCTAATCAAGTGTTGAGAGTTGTACAACTAAGTGTAGATCATGACTTAAGGAATGAAGATGAATTGTTAAGATTGTCTCATTTAGAATTGGATATTGATTCTATAAGGCaag GATCTCGTATTGGAAATCAGGAAACTACACGTTGTCTTGGGAACTATCTTGTCAAAGGGGGATACAGAGAATTTGAAGAATTAGCATCTGCCACAGCAGAACCTGTCATTGCAGAACCAGAAATTCATGGTGGCATAGAACTTGATGACTcctgtaaatttttattgcttaTGTCTCGTGGTCTATATAAATCATTAGAGGAAGTAACTGGAGTTGATCaagttaatataaaattaattaattttgcagTTCAAGAG tttcAGGCACAGTCCACTTTAACAGGAGTTGCTCAAGCTGTTGTAGATAAAGTTGTAAGAATTCATCATGACATTAATATGAGTAATTTACAAAGTACAGTAACAACAGGTAAACGAGATGATATAACTCTTCTcgtacgaaattttaatttcccgCTTCCTCATGCATTGAAAAGTCCAACTAATCAATCAGTCAGATTTAACCCAATTGTAGAATCTGCTCAGATTACAACAATGCTAGAGAACGAGTATTCAAGTACAAGCGTTACGGAAGAAAATTCCGATTTTTCAACAACTGAAACTTCATCAACATCAGATATATATCCTTCTGGTGCGAAATCGACAAACAAAAACTCTAGAATTAAGCCTTATGTTAATTTTTCTGAATACtatgaaaatgttgaaaagaGACGGCGAGAAGGAACATTACCAGAAGGTatcaatttttga
- the LOC132912071 gene encoding uncharacterized protein LOC132912071, whose amino-acid sequence MIRRPQLTKTEQLRQAKTASLVRDIELREDAASKHQRDPFKVRRRMVKPEPKKVDFAKPGMTKAMLARIKHAEKFKEEYERKQESVTSVRTPKRTPAPIGGDARSRRYIKLLCIKLLQIRMGKERTPGRKTPHITPATTPRRGVPPPRREFETVASRLPSPIKTPKTPRLPAKALPRKTTELAKMMNADIIQADPIGEGIISNIVIPPGIVSEDRTTIVNISQPPVDPESKIVSQVANRSIQVISETLDEQDAAESAAVQNRLTELQQARRDFVIAVANVGGNALHLEDESRPTTVLDSARISPPHQPTPQKKIIRVPELEDLEYTIDHPDIIAAREYMQKFKADMEAREAAKRMEEEFERIAAAEHMSDELDLDIPFEEEIYQERDISWEEDESGMAMPRPSRIKAQISPIPRQQRPYQYEPFEPEQLEKFFDVQTYPPCPQCGPPPGREHLHPDLWELEDPWYKRPPEPDMPDLIEFEESDLIRF is encoded by the exons ATGATTCGACGGCCTCAGTTAACAAAAACTGAACAACTTCGTCAGGCTAAAACTGCATCACTTGTAAGAGATATCGAACTAAGGGAAGATGCAGCATCCAAACACCAAAGAGACCCATTCAAAGTACGCAGGAGGATGGTTAAACCTGAGCCAAAAAAAGTAGACTTCGCTAAACCAGGAATGACTAAAGCAATGCTAGCTAGAATAAAACATGctgagaaatttaaagaagaatatgAACGTAAGCAAGAATCAGTTACATCAGTTCGAACACCTAAAAGGACACCTGCACCAATAGGAGGTGATGCCAGGTCGCGACGATA tataaaattactatgtataaaattacttCAAATTAGGATGGGCAAGGAAAGAACACCAGGTAGAAAGACTCCGCACATAACACCAGCTACAACTCCTCGAAGAGGAGTCCCACCACCTAGAAGAGAATTTGAAACTGTAGCCAGTCGTTTACCTTCTCCCATAAAAACTCCAAAGACACCAAGATTACCTGCAAAAGCTCTACCTAGAAAAACTACTGAATTAGCTAAAATGATGAATGCTGATATAATTCAGGCTGATCCAATTGGTGAAGgaataattagtaatattgtaataccTCCTGGAATAGTGAGCGAAGATCGTACTACCATTGTTAATATATCACAACCACCTGTGGATCCTGAATCAAAAATAGTATCACAAGTGGCCAATCGTTCGATTCAAGTGATCAG TGAAACTCTTGATGAGCAAGATGCTGCTGAATCTGCAGCGGTACAAAATAGACTAACAGAATTACAACAAGCTAGAAGAGATTTTGTTATTGCAGTTGCAAATGTTGGTGGAAATGCTCTTCATCTTGAAGATGAAAGTCGTCCCACCACTGTTCTTGATTCTGCTCGTATATCCCCTCCACATCAACCCACTCCACAAAAAAAGATTATACG AGTCCCTGAGTTAGAGGATCTTGAATATACTATCGATCACCCAGATATTATTGCTGCACGTGaatatatgcaaaaatttAAAGCTGACATGGAAGCAAGAGAAGCAGCTAaaagaatggaagaagaatttgaaagaatagcAGCAGCAGAACATATGTCAGATGAATTAGATTTAGATATTCCttttgaagaagaaatttaCCAAGAGAGAGATATCTCTTGGGAAGAAGATGAAAGTGGCATGGCTATGCCTCGTCCATCTAGAATAAAAGCTCAAATTTCTCCTATTCCTAGACAACAAAGACCTTATCAATATGAACCCTTTGAACCAgaacaattagaaaaattctttgatGTTCAAACTTATCCACCTTGCCCACAATGTGGGCCACCACCAGGTAGAGAACATTTACATCCTGACTTGTGGGAATTGGAAGACCCATGGTACAAAAGACCTCCAGAACCTGATATGCCAGATTTAATAGAGTTTGAAGAATCTGACTTAATACGTTTCTAA
- the LOC132911659 gene encoding mediator of RNA polymerase II transcription subunit 28-like, with amino-acid sequence MATPTNGNGNLIDEFEEAFQQCLSILITKDEGLGNNGIGVSGGLTVDKEEARSEVEQVMLRFIDLARQMEAFFLQKRFLLSALKPELVIKEDINDLRVELARKEDLIKRHYDKITVWQNLLADLQGWAKSPAQGPAPNGLPNGTQTGQNQQSANGGGNATMQQQQQILQHQQQLQQQQQQLQHLQQHQMQQQQLHQQQVQQGSGAPPTSGLQGVGVSVGQQGMFMTQGGVSVTGTRGGFPVAGVGSSALQGPLAFLEKTTSNIGMPERRS; translated from the exons ATGGCGACACCCACTAACGGTAACGGTAATCTCATCGACGAATTTGAGGAAGCATTTCAG CAATGTTTGAGTATATTAATAACGAAAGACGAAGGGTTAGGAAACAATGGAATTGGAGTGTCAGGTGGTTTGACTGTGGATAAAGAAGAAGCACGTAGTGAAGTTGAACAGGTCATGCTAAGATTTATAGATCTGGCAAGACAGATGGAAGCTTTCTTTCTGCAGAAACGATTTTTGTTGTCTGCATTGAAACCAGAATTAGtaataaaagaagatatcAATGATCTTCGAGTAGAATTAGCACGTAAAGAAGATCTCATAAAAAGGCATTATGACAAAATTACAGTATGGCAGAATTTATTAGCAGATCTACAAGGCTGGGCAAAGTCTCCAGCTCAAGGTCCAGCACCTAATG GTTTACCAAATGGTACTCAAACTGGACAGAACCAACAAAGTGCCAATGGAGGTGGAAATGCAACGatgcaacaacaacagcaaatATTACAACATCAGCAGCAACtccaacagcaacaacaacagttGCAACATCTACAACAACATCAAATGCAACAGCAACAACTTCATCAGCAACAG GTACAACAAGGGTCTGGTGCACCTCCCACATCGGGTCTTCAAGGAGTTGGGGTCTCAGTTGGACAACAAGGAATGTTCATGACACAAGGAGGAGTAAGTGTGACTGGTACACGGGGTGGATTTCCCGTCGCAGGTGTAGGAAGTAGTGCTCTCCAGGGTCCTCTCGCTTTCCTGGAAAAGACAACGAGCAATATAGGAATGCCCGAAAGGCGGAGTTGA